The Tolypothrix sp. PCC 7712 region CCTGGCGATAACAACTTTAACTTGTTTTTACCTACGATAATCTGCTGTTTACTCTTACCACAACCATGCAGATTTGTGGATTTTGGTGATATTCAATAATTAAATAAATACTAAAAAAACGTTGCCACCTTGAAAGGTGTAGTACGCTAATTCCTATTTTGCCTTAAATTTTATTTAATTACTTAAGCTCATAGGTCAAATAATACGTGCCTGTGTCTAGAAGATGAAATCATTGCTAGAGTGTATCTACCCAAAGAATATGGTTCATGCGATCGCCACACCCAAAAGCAGCAATGATGTTTATTAAATAAAATTAGGTGAAATATGAAGCAGCTATATGATGTAATTCTAGACGAAACTATCTATGAAATATTTGATAATAATGGTTGTTCGAGAGAAGTACCATTGAGAGAATTTCTAGCACTATCATCTGCGAAAGTAGTTGCTGATGACAGATTATTGGGTATCAAACGTCAACACATACCTTTTAAATTAATTAATTTACCTGATAAAACTCAAACTGCTGATTTTTGCCATTTAGCTAACGCTATCAGCAATATTGCTGTCTTTGATGTTGCCCCTGATAATGAAGACCAAGGTATTTGGATGCGCTGTGTTCAACTATATTGGCAAGCAAAAGCTATATTGTTGCCCAATAAGATATTTCGTCTAATTCCAGATCCAACTCAACCTGGGGGTTCAATTGAACAAATATTACCACCAGAAGCTCTAAAAAATTTAAAACTAGAGACTGAAGCTGACAAAGCTATGTATGACCTGTTTAAAGCAGGAGAACCTGAAATTATTTCTTGGGCAGAAAGCAAAAATATTGAATATCCCTTTGCGAACTTTCAAGAACTATTTATTCGTATGCTCAAATCTAGATTTACAAGAAGTGTGCAAGAAGAAGCATTCCGAATAAAATCATATTGGACAAATCAGAGAAATAATAAACAACACTATCGTCGCTGGCTAAAATATCTTAGCAATCATGATCTAGGTCAAGATATTGAACAAAAATACTACCAGATACTTATGGATATGAAGTGGGAAGGCTACCCACTGATAGCATTGAGATCTCAACAATCAAACATAAAATTTAAAAAACTTTGGCAAGTATACCTAAAAACACACAGAGCGTTAATAGAGATAATTGACACTAATCTCTACTGGCAGGGTAGTATCCCTTACCAAACTAAAAGTACAAACCAAAGAGTTGCTGTTCATGGAACTGTAACCCAATCAGGCTATTTTGAATGGGATTGGCAGTAACATGAAATATTCTTTCACAAGCCACTTAATAGTACTTAACTAATTTAGCCAAAACTCCCACTCTTGTTATTACTCTGATATCAAAATATCAGGGTATTTTTTTGTAGATAGGAATAACCAAGTACTTAGAGTGTAGGAATAATTTTAATAAATTATGGATAAATTTGGATACTTTAATTGTTTAAAAATCAGATTTTATTGTTACGAAAACAGCTTTTTTGTGCATACCCAGTTGGTGCTGGATATGCACAAAATTCGTATTATTCTTATAAATAAGAACTAAAATATTGAGGCTAAAGTAATGCAAAAAACAAGAATTGTAGGCTATGCCAGAGTATCATCCCGCGAACAAGCTGTTGATTCTCAAGCTCTAGAACAACAAATAGCAAGACTAAGATCCGCTGGAGCCACTGAAATTTTTCAAGATATTCAATCAGGTAGTAATGATGATAGAAAGTCTCTAAAAAAACTGATGGATTTAGTCCGTGCAAAAGAACTTGACGAAGTGATTATTACCCGTATAGATAGGTTGGCAAGGTCATTACCCAAACTACGCGAGTGTATAGATATCTATCAACAAGCACGAGTAAATCTTAAAATCTTAGACCAGCAAATAGATTTGAATACTTCCCAAGGGAAGTTAATGGTCAATGTTTTAGGTTCTCTTGCTGAATGGGAAACAGATCTTTTATCAGAACGTATTAGACATGGTAAAGAATACCGTCGAAGTAAACAAGCAGCCAGCGAATCTTTTCCTTGGGGCTATCAAGTAGTTGATGGTAGATATCAGCTAAATAACCGCTTATTTCTTTGCCTTATATCAGACAGACCTGCTAATTATTTAGAGCTTTACCATGAAGATGAATTAACTAAGCTTTCGAGCTTAACTATTAAACAAATAGCTAGAGATTGTATTGACATTTTTCTAGAAAAGAAAGGACTAAGCCGTGCTTTAAAAGCCATATTCAATAAGTATGGCATTAGCAAAAGAAATTCTAAGAGAAATAGTCACGACAGTATATTACATTGGACAATTGCTGGCTTTACAAATTGGTTGACTAACCCTGTTTTATGTGGACATACTGCTTATTTTCAACGTATTACTATTAGTAAAGGTAAAAGAAAAAAAAATAAGCCAGAAAATTGGCAGATTATTCATGACACTCATCCAGAGCATAGACTCATTACTAATGAAGAATTAGCAGAAATTAAACAAATTCTAGACTTCAACTCTAAAACTGGAGGTTTTGGCTTTAACCAAAATTTAGATAGCCCTATTGTTTATCGAAAATATACCTATCAGACAGGCTTAGTCTTTTGTGCAGAATGTGGATCAAAGTGTATTACTAAAAGCGGTAAATCAAAAGAACAAGGAAAATATTACTATTTTGCTTGTAGATATGCGGGTATGGGTTGCTCAAATAAGAAATCTACCCGCAAACAAAATATTGAAGATGCTCTCATTAATACGTTAGTGCAGCGTTCATATATGCTAGCAAATGAGTCACTAGATAAGCAACCAAGCATAGAACAAGAAAAGTCAGAAAATTTAAAGTTGTTGGAATCTCGTTTAGAAGCTTTAGAGCAAATTCCTGGTTTTGATCCTGATATTGAGAAAGTAAAAGATAAAGTTCGTCAACAGATAGCAGAAGAAATTAACCCCTTCATATCTGATGTAGTAACCCAAAGAACAACTGAGGAAATAATTATTGCTGGGAATAATTTAGCAATATGGCACACACTGTCACCAGACAATAAAGTGAAAATCTATCATCAAATTGTCCAGAAGATACTTATCTACAATGGACAGATTGAATCAGTAACCTTGAAAATTTAGTAACCATTGGAGATATATATGA contains the following coding sequences:
- the xisF gene encoding fdxN element excision recombinase XisF, giving the protein MQKTRIVGYARVSSREQAVDSQALEQQIARLRSAGATEIFQDIQSGSNDDRKSLKKLMDLVRAKELDEVIITRIDRLARSLPKLRECIDIYQQARVNLKILDQQIDLNTSQGKLMVNVLGSLAEWETDLLSERIRHGKEYRRSKQAASESFPWGYQVVDGRYQLNNRLFLCLISDRPANYLELYHEDELTKLSSLTIKQIARDCIDIFLEKKGLSRALKAIFNKYGISKRNSKRNSHDSILHWTIAGFTNWLTNPVLCGHTAYFQRITISKGKRKKNKPENWQIIHDTHPEHRLITNEELAEIKQILDFNSKTGGFGFNQNLDSPIVYRKYTYQTGLVFCAECGSKCITKSGKSKEQGKYYYFACRYAGMGCSNKKSTRKQNIEDALINTLVQRSYMLANESLDKQPSIEQEKSENLKLLESRLEALEQIPGFDPDIEKVKDKVRQQIAEEINPFISDVVTQRTTEEIIIAGNNLAIWHTLSPDNKVKIYHQIVQKILIYNGQIESVTLKI